A DNA window from Synchiropus splendidus isolate RoL2022-P1 chromosome 2, RoL_Sspl_1.0, whole genome shotgun sequence contains the following coding sequences:
- the LOC128753917 gene encoding uncharacterized protein LOC128753917: MDEERLIEEVESHSILYDTTHPFYKDNGRKEKAWAAIAEVMDVDPDLCKAKWRTLRDGFVKSRKKASSNGLHREWKFKDIMAFLSPYILPRSSKGSLGGSCADEERSATPVSLSGMEEQAPVTPSTQTLSTAPPAEPPRSSRRDRRRRSRSPRDREQSETRRRGLHTSIEEQFLSILQESDAKPETETDECYHFALSLVPLLVKLDPNQRHWAKIEMLNTLHKLKSSAPGQAQMESSHGHTPHHLTPPMDHHLDVELSGHVTIPQDQTPSGHSPRSTTPTEKMLLP; encoded by the exons ATGGATGAAGAGCGGCTCATCGAGGAGGTGGAAAGCCACAGCATCCTTTATGACACTACACACCCGTTTTATAAAGACAACGGTCGAAAGGAAAAAGCCTGGGCCGCCATAGCAGAAGTAATGGATGTGGATC CTGACCTTTGCAAGGCAAAATGGCGGACACTGAGAGACGGCTTTGtcaaaagtagaaaaaaagctTCTTCCAACGGCTTGCACAGAGAGTGGAAATTTAAGGACATAATGGCCTTTCTGTCGCCCTACATACTGCCGAGAAG TTCAAAAGGCAGTCTGGGCGGCTCCTGTGCGGATGAGGAGAGATCAGCGACTCCAGTGTCACTGAGTGGAATGGAGGAGCAGGCCCCTGTTACACCAAGCACACAGACACTTTCTACAGCGCCCCCCGCGGAACCCCCAAGATCTAGTAGGAGAGACAGGCGTCGGAGGTCCCGCAGCCCGAGGGATAGGGAGCAGAGTGAAACCAGGAGGCGAGGACTGCATACCAGCATAGAGGAGCAGTTTCTCTCAATCTTACAGGAGTCGGATGCCAAACCCGAAACTGAGACCGACGAGTGCTATCATTTCGCACTTAGTCTGGTGCCACTTTTGGTCAAACTGGACCCAAATCAGAGGCATTGGGCGAAAATAGAAATGTTGAACACCTTACACAAACTCAAGAGCTCAGCTCCGGGACAGGCCCAAATGGAGAGCAGTCACGGTCACACACCCCACCATTTGACACCGCCAATGGACCACCACCTGGACGTGGAGCTTTCTGGCCATGTGACAATCCCCCAGGACCAAACCCCATCAGGCCATTCACCCAGATCAACAACTCCCACTGAGAAAATGCTCCTCCCTTAG
- the LOC128753840 gene encoding ubiquitin-like modifier-activating enzyme 6 gives MAADSMEIDDSLYSRQRYVLGDSAMHQMAQSSVFLSGLGGLGIEIAKNIVLAGVKAVTLHDLKKCDTCDLGSNFFIFQQDVLRQKTRAEAVCPRVAELNPYVQVDMCFSALDVNTDLAFLRNYQCVILTEASISLQKRVNDFCHQQKPPIRFIGCDAFGICVRVFCDFGEEFEVSDPTGEEPKEVFIQSITQDNPGVVTCLDNQPHRLQTGQSVVFREVNGMVELNSAVQQISVLSPYSFSIGDTSQLQTYTHGGFFVLVKTPRTFSFETIEKQLCDPQILTPDFSKPEAPLQIHVAMLALDTFQEQNRRLPHIGCLKDAEALLKLTEEVSATLKNKVAVNTELVRCLSRTARGVLPPLTAAAGGLASQEVLKAITGKFAPLQQWFYLDAIEVVKPLQSLPAEEFAPRGDRYDGLRACVGESLCMELHKLRVFMVGCGAIGCEMLKNFALLGVGLTKNSGEVCITDPDLIEKSNLNRQFLFRPHHIQKPKSTTAAEATLQINPELQVDAHLNKVCPATEGIYSDSFYSRVNLVVTALDNVEARRYVDSRCVSNLRPLLDSGTMGTKGHTEIIVPNLTESYNSHRDPPEEEIPFCTLKSFPSVIEHTIQWARDKFENAFTHKPSMYNSFWQTHSTADVVLQRMQSGESLEGSFQVIKLLSRWPGSWEQCVSFARLKFEKYFTRKALQLLHSFPLDTRLKDGSLFWQSPKRPPTPIEFDIKDSLHLNFIISTARLFAEIYNIPYTDTDLVEERVTKILSNITIPAYQPSEKNIVTDEAAKKPDQIKMPVSSEEEREAITQLEQAIAADGVTPERLKMCPLHFEKDDDSNAHMDFITSASSLRAIMYSIEPADRFKTKRIAGKIIPAIATSTAAVAGLVALEMIKIVAGYGFESLRNCFFNLAIPVVVLTEPAPVKRTLIRDNIYFSIWDCWTIFGHEDFTLSDFMNAVKEKYGIEPAMVVHGVKMLYVPVMPGHSKRLKLTMQKLIKPPTGRHYTDLIVSFSAESDGDEDLAGPPVRYYFSRDGEAP, from the exons ATGGCTGCAGACTCGATGGaaattgatgattctctctatAG TCGTCAGCGTTATGTGTTGGGAGACAGTGCCATGCACCAGATGGCTCAGTCCTCTGTGTTTCTCAGTGGATTGGGAGGACTTGGAATTGAAATAG CAAAGAATATTGTCCTGGCTGGTGTAAAG GCTGTCACTCTGCATGACCTGAAGAAATGTGACACGTGTGATCTGGGATCcaacttcttcatctttcaacagGATGTGTTGAGACAGAAAACTAG GGCCGAGGCAGTGTGTCCGCGGGTCGCAGAGTTAAATCCTTATGTCCAAGTGGACATGTGTTTCTCAGCCTTGGATGTCAACACAGATCTCGCCTTTCTCAGAAATTATCAG TGTGTAATTCTTACTGAAGCCTCCATCAGTCTCCAAAAGAGAGTGAATGACTTCTGCCATCAACAGAAGCCACCGATCAGA TTTATTGGCTGTGATGCTTTTGGTATATGTGTCCGGGTGTTCTGCGATTTTGGAGAGGAGTTTGAAGTGTCAGATCCCACTGGAGAGGAACCGAAGGAGGTTTTTATCCAGAGTATCACTCAG GATAACCCTGGTGTTGTCACCTGCCTAGACAACCAACCACATCGCCTGCAGACAGGTCAGAGTGTGGTCTTTAGGGAGGTGAACGGCATGGTGGAACTCAACAGCGCTGTGCAACAAATTTCAG TTCTGTCCCCTTACAGCTTCTCTATTGGAGACACGTCTCAACTCCAAACCTATACCCATGGAGGCTTCTTCGTCCTGGTGAAAACCCCCAGGACATTCTCTTTT GAAACCATAGAGAAGCAGTTATGTGATCCTCAAATTCTGACTCCAGACTTCAGTAAACCGGAG GCCCCTCTGCAGATCCACGTGGCCATGTTGGCCTTGGATACGTTTCAGGAGCAGAACAGAAGGCTTCCTCACATTGG ttGTTTAAAAGATGCCGAGGCTTTGCTCAAGCTCACAGAGGAAGTCAGTGCAACACTCAAAAACAAG GTTGCTGTGAACACAGAGTTGGTTCGCTGCCTGTCCAGAACAGCCAGAGGTGTTCTCCCTCCATtaacagctgctgcaggaggtctTGCTAGTCAGGAGGTTCTGAAGGCCATCACTGGAAAGTTTGCTCCTTTGCAGCAGTGG TTCTATCTTGATGCCATTGAGGTCGTGAAACCTCTACAGTCCTTACCTGCTGAGGAGTTTGCTCCAAGGGGCGACCGCTATGATGGGTTAAGAGCTTGTGTTGGGGAATCACTGTGTATGGAACTGCATAAGCTCAGGGTCTTCATG GTTGGCTGTGGTGCTATAGGCTGTGAGATGTTGAAAAACTTTGCTCTGCTAGGAGTTGGATTGACCAAGAACTCAGGGGAG GTTTGCATCACTGATCCAGAcctcattgaaaagtccaaccttAATCGTCAGTTTCTTTTCCGACCTCATCATATACAG AAACCAAAGAGCACCACCGCAGCAGAAGCCACTTTACAGATCAACCCAGAGCTGCAGGTGGACGCTCATCTGAACAAGGTTTGTCCCGCTACAGAGGGCATCTACAGCGACTCCTTCTACTCGCGTGTGAACCTTGTGGTAACTGCGCTGGACAATGTGGAAGCTCGCAGATACGTCGACAG CCGCTGCGTCTCTAATCTGAGGCCACTCTTGGACTCGGGAACCATGGGAACTAAAGGACACACTGAAATTATCGTGCCAAACCTGACCGAGTCATACAACAGCCAT AGGGACCCACCGGAGGAGGAAATCCCATTCTGCACTCTCAAGTCCTTCCCTTCGGTCATTGAACACACCATCCAGTGGGCCAGAGACAAG TTCGAGAACGCATTCACCCACAAGCCCTCCATGTACAACTCATTCTGGCAGACACACTCGACAGCCGACGTGGTCCTCCAG CGGATGCAGTCGGGCGAGAGTTTGGAGGGCTCTTTCCAGGTCATCAAGCTGCTGAGCCGGTGGCCAGGATCGTGGGAGCAGTGCGTCAGTTTTGCTCGTTTGAAATTTGAAAAGTATTTCACCAGGAAG GCTCTTCAGCTGCTACATTCCTTCCCTCTGGACACCAGATTAAAGGATGGAA GTTTGTTCTGGCAGTCCCCGAAAAGACCACCAACTCCTATTGAGTTTGATATAAAGGACTCACT TCACCTCAACTTCATCATCAGCACGGCTCGGCTTTTCGCTGAGATTTACAACATCCCTTATACAGACACA GACCTGGTAGAAGAAAGGGTCACAAAGATCCTCTCTAATATCACAATTCCTGCATATCAGCCGTCAGAAAAA AATATCGTGACAGACGAAGCAGCAAAGAAGCCTGATCAGATCAAGATGCCGGTCAGTAGTGAGGAGGAGCGTGAAGCCATCACGCAGCTGGAGCAGGCCATTGCTGCAGACGGGGTCACTCCAG AGCGGCTGAAGATGTGTCCGCTGCACTTTGAAAAGGACGACGACAGCAACGCTCACATGGACTTCATCACCTCAGCGTCGTCACTCAGAGCCATCATGTACTCCATAGAACCGGCCGACCGCTTCAAGACCAAGCGGATCGCTGGGAAGATCATCCCTGCCATCGCCACGTCGACGGCCGCCGTGGCTGGACTG GTCGCTCTGGAGATGATCAAGATAGTTGCAGGTTACGGGTTTGAGTCTTTAAGAAACTGCTTCTTCAACTTGGCCATCCCTGTCGTGGTGCTCACCGAGCCGGCGCCGGTCAAACGGACACTCATCAG GGACAACATCTACTTTTCCATCTGGGACTGCTGGACCATCTTTGGCCACGAGGACTTCACTCTGTCCGACTTCATGAATGCAGTGAAG GAAAAGTATGGAATCGAACCTGCCATGGTGGTCCACGGTGTGAAGATGCTGTACGTGCCTGTGATGCCCGGCCACTCAAAGAGACTGAAGTTGAC AATGCAGAAGCTGATCAAGCCGCCAACAGGTCGCCACTACACAGACCTAATAGTGTCATTTAGCGCGGAGTCGGATGGAGACGAGGACTTGGCAGGGCCTCCTGTCAGATATTACTTCAGTCGTGATGGGGAGGCCCCCTGA